One stretch of Armigeres subalbatus isolate Guangzhou_Male chromosome 2, GZ_Asu_2, whole genome shotgun sequence DNA includes these proteins:
- the LOC134217333 gene encoding uncharacterized protein LOC134217333, which yields MIPAIPPPVKFQWTKAYLLRPIDNIISHPDALLKHPFRPSYESHGAPDLPCLLRYDYFRIWKQEHSKFHAIKCARLRVPKKKFSPYRKKPIRGTYCGAGCRKNPATKKRCIMKKFCSVAAKVECHRQQIPGVARVCC from the exons atgattccagCGATTCCACCTCCCGTCAAGTTTCAATGGACTAAAGCATATCTTCTGCGTCCAATCGATAACATCATTTCACATCCGGATGCCTTGCTTAAACATCCGTTTAGACCCTCGTATGAATCG CATGGTGCCCCCGATTTACCATGTTTGCTCCGATACGATTACTTCCGCATTTGGAAGCAGGAACACTCAAAATTTCATGCAATCAAATGTGCACGTCTTCGAGTACCGAAAAAGAAGTTTTCACCCTATCGCAAGAAACCTATCCGAGGAACATATTGTGGTGCTGGATGTAGAAAGAATCCGGCAACAAAGAAACGCTGCATCATGAAGAAGTTCTGTTCGGTCGCTGCCAAAGTAGAATGTCACCGTCAGCAGATCCCGGGTGTTGCACGAGTTTGTTGCTAA